A region from the Carassius carassius chromosome 33, fCarCar2.1, whole genome shotgun sequence genome encodes:
- the LOC132113981 gene encoding uncharacterized protein LOC132113981: protein MSVKSDHSKDEEGNPVPEVMVVETNRFGFIIGNGETDSDAPCPELVRHRESKWLNLITQWEQVMEKKSNKVKGQCQKGIPASVRAKGWPLLCGAKGRKEKSQGLYKRFVTAPDHQGWTDIIKRDTDRQFPFHEMFQSKDGHGQKDLLEVLKAYTQHRPDEGYCQAQGPVAAVLLMNMPAEEAFWCLVQISELYLPGYYSPLLEGVLFDAAVLSSVLKKQCPAAHKHLQNQGVEPLMFATDWLMCLYSRHLPFDTLLRVWDLFFCCGVRVLFQVAVVLVRRCLGEGRLRKECDGQMETLERLRGVKQRVQHEQADAFIHEVCSVSLSWADLQKQTEKELEKWKKERPNSTFDPRGRCHGYRMAWERAQDKQKEHEKKERPKGSLTLPLVRSHSSLSPSILRKKWRKRSSKTDTEEWDGGGRKFSQSLMEESDEEEVRRRSVCGIVGEQRAKRDRLADELCTHKDHSTHPSISVVVSSTIDCDVFETEHTETSLNQRQDNSETTRGEEKDRTTGCEVEESIQTHHHIQDTNQDVQCTEMQGHQVEQNIEKEKIQDDQNTNQNEQNTDKQTCQDEQTERNLETGGESTSQEEDPQTDSSKQEEEIRTEYCKQEEETEDVLPNIIVTEENEENIPEKEVQIHAVQDQTSKDQHEHLERPEDSLFIHTAIEEAEETLHVCENRADADKEEGIQQEFDVLPEETAEISDPLKMYEEKDDKILEDDRQDISLEESDNSSHSAGKETLHPSEAALTSTSLKIEQESETEHLERSADPLQQSQCDLEHSDMDATVTFEEMEHCPTDSTVEDAVGSGNPEQSEVDSADGTIILEPQEEDVSVASTHSVATCSNKEIIEINPKNSEVNESLEAENTACCEANTDESCNRTNNVEDDICRSVYAESNQIHAAPGSGNPECNRIDITAQSGNPESNSVPVTSESGNPESNDVPDTSESGNPESNDLSVSSESGNPESNDVSISRESGNPENNNVPESSEYGNPESNNVPESSEFGNPESNNVPESSESGNPESNNVPDTSESGNQDSNDVPDTSESGNPESNNVPDTSESDNPESNNVSVSCESGNPEIHNVSVLSESCNPDDSAVGNLENNDVHVTTGSGNPECKMTDVTTETEKPESYGMEIAVGSDNSGSNIVGSPVENPEYNDVKVTTGSGNTDSNIVDSAVESGHPDHKEVHVTTESDNSETSREHVSTGSSNPKHNEVPSTSESGNPENNIVDSAVGSGNPDYKGDHVTTGSDNLETSRESLSSIPSSKSPNVPPAHLCVRRTSSSRVFYPTILSEDTFKEPQQQELTHSEQTTDTPTQDPHAQPNPLTKAGTPKRLGLFRRLRGETNKAPVPKILIQDFSDKEEGLTAKERRRKKREKERKEREEKDRKKQEKEMEKDKDKERKKPQTRGKSFQVLSRKGADNAVSPGNSNSQTSHGRRNSAPFSDGYF from the exons ATGTCTGTTAAATCAGACCATAGCAAGGATGAGGAGGGTAATCCTGTGCCGGAGGTCATGGTTGTGGAGACGAACCGCTTCGGCTTCATTATAGGGAATGGAGAAACTGACAG TGATGCTCCATGTCCTGAGTTAGTGAGACACAGAGAGTCCAAGTGGCTCAACCTCATCACTCAATGGGAGCAAGTGATGGAGAAAAAGAGCAACAAG GTCAAAGGTCAGTGTCAGAAGGGCATCCCAGCATCCGTCAGGGCAAAGGGCTGGCCACTGCTCTGTGGAGCTAAGGgtagaaaagaaaaaagtcaagGACTCTATAAA CGTTTTGTCACAGCTCCAGATCATCAGGGATGGACCGATATCATCaaaagagacacagacagacaattTCCCTTCCATGAGATGTTCCAGTCCAAAGACGGTCATGG TCAGAAGGACTTGCTGGAGGTCCTGAAAGCGTACACTCAGCATCGTCCAGACGAGGGCTACTGTCAGGCGCAGGGTCCAGTGGCTGCTGTCCTTCTGATGAACATGCCTGCCGAG GAGGCGTTCTGGTGTCTGGTGCAGATTAGTGAGCTCTACCTCCCTGGATACTACAGCCCTCTGCTG GAAGGTGTATTATTCGATGCTGCTGTTCTCTCAAGTGTGTTAAAAAAGCAGTGTCCTGCCGCACACAAACACCTACAGAATCAGGGGGTGGAGCCTCTCATGTTTGCCACAGATTGGCTGATGTGTCTGTACAGCCGTCACCTGCCCTTCGACACTCTGCTCAGAGTCTGGGATCTCTTTTTCTGCTGTG GTGTGCGTGTTTTGTTTCAGGTCGCTGTGGTGCTGGTGCGCCGCTGTCTGGGAGAAGGACGACTGCGGAAAGAGTGTGACGGACAGATGGAAACCCTGGAAAGACTGCGAGGTGTTAAACAGCGTGTTCAACATGAGCAGGCTGATGCCTTTATCCATGAG GTATGCTCGGTGTCCCTGTCCTGGGCGGACCTGCAAAAACAAACTGAGAAAGAGCTGgagaaatggaaaaaagagagACCAAACTCGACCTTTGACCCGCGAGGGCGCTGTCACGGATACCGAATGGCATGGGAGAGAGCGCAGGACAAACAAAAGGAACATGAAAAGAAGGAGCGACCGAAGGGGAGCCTGACTCTTCCTCTCGTGCGCTCACATTCTTCTCTTTCTCCTTCAATTCTGCGCAAGAAATGGAGGAAGAGGAGCAGTAAGACTGACACAGAGGAGTGGGACGGAGGGGGGAGAAAATTCTCGCAAAGTTTGATGGAGGAGAGCGACGAGGAGGAGGTGAGGAGGAGGAGTGTGTGCGGTATCGTTGGGGAGCAAAGGGCCAAAAGGGACAGGCTAGCAGACGAACTCTGCACACACAAAGATCACAGCACACATCCCAGCATCTCAGTGGTGGTGTCCTCCACTATTGACTGTGATGTTTTTGAGACAGAGCATACAGAAACATCTTTGAACCAACGACAAGATAATTCAGAAACAACACGAGGTGAAGAGAAAGACAGGACCACTGGGTGTGAGGTTGAGGAAAGCATACAGACACATCATCACATACAGGACACAAATCAAGATGTACAGTGTACAGAAATGCAAGGACATCAGGTTGAACAGAATATAGAAAAAGAGAAAATTCAAGATGATCAGAACACAAATCAAAATGAACAGAATACAGACAAACAGACGTGTCAGGATGAACAGACTGAGAGAAATTTAGAGACAGGTGGGGAAAGTACATCACAGGAAGAAGACCCACAGACTGACTCCAGTAAACAGGAAGAGGAAATACGAACAGAATACTGCAAACAAGAAGAAGAAACTGAAGATGTGTTGCCAAACATCATAGTGACTGAAGAAAATGAGGAAAATATCCCAGAGAAAGAGGTACAGATACATGCTGTCCAGGATCAAACATCTAAAGATCAACATGAACATTTGGAAAGGCCAGAAGACAGTTTGTTCATCCACACAGCTATAGAGGAAGCTGAGGAGACTCTGCATGTTTGTGAAAACCGTGCTGATGCAGACAAGGAGGAAGGGATTCAGCAAGAGTTTGATGTTCTCCCTGAGGAGACCGCAGAGATTTCAGACCCGTTAAAGATGTATGAGGAGAAAGATGACAAGATATTGGAGGATGACAGACAAGATATAAGCTTAGAAGAGAGTGACAATTCCTCTCATAGTGCTGGTAAAGAAACATTGCACCCATCTGAAGCAGCGCTAACATCAACCTCTTTAAAAATAGAACAAGAAAGTGAAACCGAGCATCTGGAAAGATCAGCAGATCCTCTACAGCAATCCCAATGCGACCTAGAGCACAGTGACATGGATGCTACTGTTACTTTCGAAGAGATGGAGCATTGTCCAACAGATTCCACAGTGGAGGATGCAGTAGGATCTGGCAACCCAGAGCAAAGTGAAGTGGATTCTGCTGATGGCACCATCATCCTTGAACCTCAGGAGGAGGATGTGTCAGTAGCATCTACACACTCTGTTGCCACATGTagtaataaagaaataattgagATCAATCCCAAAAATAGTGAAGTAAATGAATCACTTGAAGCTGAAAATACAGCATGTTGTGAAGCCAATACTGATGAATCATGCAATCGCACAAACAATGTAGAGGATGATATTTGTAGATCGGTTTATGCAGAAAGCAACCAAATACATGCTGCACCTGGATCAGGAAACCCTGAATGCAACAGAATAGACATCACtgctcaatctggcaacccagaGAGTAACAGTGTGCCTGTTACAAGTGAATCTGGCAACCCAGAGAGCAACGATGTGCCTGATACAAGTGAATCTGGCAACCCAGAGAGCAACGATTTGTCCGTTTCAAGTGAATCTGGCAACCCAGAAAGCAACGATGTGTCCATTTCAAGAGAATCTGGCAACCCAGAGAACAACAACGTGCCTGAATCAAGTGAATATGGCAACCCAGAGAGCAACAATGTACCTGAATCAAGTGAATTTGGCAACCCAGAGAGCAACAATGTACCTGAATCAAGTGAATCTGGCAACCCAGAGAGCAACAATGTGCCTGATACAAGTGAATCTGGCAACCAAGACAGCAACGATGTGCCTGATACAAGTGAATCTGGCAACCCAGAGAGCAACAATGTGCCTGATACAAGTGAATCTGACAACCCAGAGAGCAACAATGTGTCCGTTTCATGTGAATCTGGCAACCCAGAGATCCACAATGTGTCAGTTTTAAGTGAATCTTGCAACCCAGATGATTCTGCTGTTGGCAACCTTGAAAACAATGATGTGCATGTTACAACTGGATCTGGCAACCCTGAATGCAAAATGACAGATGTTACTACTGAAACTGAAAAACCAGAAAGCTATGGCATGGAAATTGCTGTTGGATCTGACAATTCGGGGAGCAATATAGTTGGTTCTCCTGTTGAAAACCCAGAATATAATGATGTGAAAGTTACAACTGGATCTGGCAACACAGACAGCAATATTGTGGATTCTGCTGTTGAATCTGGCCACCCGGATCACAAAGAAGTGCATGTCACAACTGAATCAGACAACTCAGAGACCAGCAGAGAACATGTATCCACTGGATCTAGCAACCCAAAACACAATGAAGTTCCTTCTACAAGTGAATCTGGCAACCCTGAGAACAATATAGTAGATTCTGCTGTTGGATCTGGCAACCCAGATTACAAAGGTGATCATGTCACAACCGGATCTGACAACTTGGAGACCAGCAGAGAGTCCCTCTCTTCAATTCCATCTTCAAAATCCCCAAATGTCCCACCAGCTCACCTCTGTGTGCGCAGGACTTCCAGCTCGAGGGTTTTCTATCCCACAATCCTCTCTGAGGACACCTTCAAAGAGCCCCAGCAGCAAGAACTCACACATTCAGAACAGACAACAGACACACCAACACAAGACCCACACGCTCAGCCCAACCCACTGACAAAGGCAGGCACCCCAAAACGTCTGGGTCTGTTTCGCCGTCTCCGAGGGGAGACCAATAAAGCCCCAGTCCCCAAAATCCTCATCCAGGACTTCAGCGATAAAGAGGAGGGGCTGACCGcgaaagagaggaggaggaaaaagagagagaaagagcgaaaagaaagagaagagaaagacagaaagaaacaaGAGAAGGAAATGGAAAAGGACAAAGATAAAGAAAGGAAGAAGCCTCAGACAAGAGGAAAGAGCTTCCAGGTGCTCAGCAGGAAGGGAGCTGATAATGCCGTGTCCCCCGGGAACAGTAACTCTCAGACATCTCACGGCAGGAGAAACTCTGCCCCTTTTTCTGatggttatttttaa